The following coding sequences are from one Nicotiana tabacum cultivar K326 chromosome 1, ASM71507v2, whole genome shotgun sequence window:
- the LOC107793747 gene encoding protein TOPLESS-RELATED PROTEIN 2 isoform X1: MSSLSRELVFLILQFLDEEKFKEAVHKLEQESGFFFNMKYFEDQVQAGEWDEVERYLSGFTKVEDNRYSMKIFFEIRKQKYLEALDKNDRVKAVEILVKDLKVFASFNEDLFKEITQLLTLDNFRQNEQLSKYGDTKSARNIMLVELKKLIEANPLFRDKLTFPSFKASRLRTLINQSLNWQHQLCKNPRPNPDIKTLFTDHTCASSNGTRPPPPVNAALGGPVPKPGAFPPLGAHSPFQPVVSPSPSAIAGWMSSANPNIPHPAVAPGPPGLVQAPGAAAFLKHPRTTPGGPGMDYQMADSEHLMKRMRAGQSDEVSFSGSTHPPNMYSPDDLPKTVVRNLSQGSNVMSMDFHPQQQTVLLVGTNVGDISIWEVGSRERLVHKTFKVWDISACSMPFQTALVKDTTISVNRCVWGPDGSILGVAFSKHIIQIYTYSPAGELRQHLEIDAHAGGVNDIAFAHPNKQLCIVTCGDDKTIKVWDAVGGRRQYMFEGHEAPVYSVCPHYKENIQFIFSTAIDGKIKAWLYDCMGSRVDYDAPGLWCTTMAYSADGTRLFSCGTSKEGESHLVEWNESEGAIKRTYSGFRKRSLGVVQFDTTKNRFLAAGDEFQIKFWDMDNNNMLTSTDGDGGLPASPRLRFNKEGSLLALTTSDNGIKVLANTDGQRMLRMLESRAFDGSRALSEVNVKPPIAGSLGPIPNISGSAPPIIERSDRTQQSMSIGNLATMESSRVPDVKPRIAESIDKTKSWKVSDIADSSQLKTLKLPDPLSASKVLRLLYTNSGLAVLALGSNAIHKLWKWQRNERNPSGKSSASIAPQLWQPTNGALMSNDVGDAKSAEDAAACIALSKNDSYVMSASGGKVSLFNMMTFKVMTTFMPPPPAATYLAFHPQDNNVIAVGMEDSTIQIYNVRVDEVKTKLKGHQKRISGLAFSQILNVLVSSGADAQLCIWSVDGWEKKKARPIQVPPGHQGPLVGETRVQFHNDQSHILVVHESQIGIYDTQLECLRAWHPRDSLSAPISSAIYSCDGLLVFTGFGDGAIGIYDADSLRLRCRIAPSAYISSSVSSSVSGTAFPVVIAAHPSDSNQFALGMSDGTVHVIEPSDAEPKWGSSPPQGNGSMPSIPSSSALNSQPSETPSR, encoded by the exons ATGTCTTCCTTAAGTAGGGAACTGGTTTTCTTGATCCTCCAGTTTTTGGATGAGGAGAAGTTCAAAGAGGCAGTTCATAA GTTGGAACAAGAATCTGGTTTCTTCTTCAATATGAAATACTTTGAGGATCAAGTGCAAGCTGGTGAATGGGATGAAGTTGAGCGATACCTAAGTGGGTTCACAAAGGTTGAGGACAACCGCTATTCAATGAAGATCTTCTTTGaaataagaaagcaaaaatatcttGAAGCTCTTGACAA GAATGATCGAGTAAAAGCAGTTGAAATTCTTGTGAAGGACCTTAAGGTTTTTGCTTCTTTTAATGAAGATCTTTTCAAGGAGATCACTCAGTTATTGACTCTTGACAATTTTAG GCAGAACGAGCAGCTTTCCAAATATGGTGATACAAAGTCGGCAAGAAATATTATGCTGGTAGAACTAAAAAAGCTTATAGAGGCAAATCCTTTGTTCCGTGACAAGTTAACTTTTCCCTCTTTCAAAGCTTCACGACTGCGGACATTGATTAATCAGAG TCTTAACTGGCAGCATCAGCTATGCAAGAATCCACGTCCAAACCCTGATATTAAAACACTATTTACTGATCATACTTGTGCTTCTAGCAATGGAACTCGGCCTCCTCCTCCTGTAAATGCAGCACTTGGTGGACCAGTTCCAAAACCTGGGGCATTTCCTCCTCTTGGAGCTCACAGT CCATTCCAACCAGTTGTTTCTCCTTCACCAAGTGCTATTGCAGGGTGGATGTCAAGTGCAAATCCTAATATACCTCATCCTGCTGTTGCTCCAGGTCCCCCTGGACTTGTGCAGGCTCCTGGCGCTG CTGCCTTTCTAAAACATCCAAGAACTACTCCAGGGGGTCCTGGAATGGACTATCAAATGGCCGATTCAGAGCATTTGATGAAACGAATGCGTGCTGGTCAATCTGATGAG GTATCCTTTTCTGGTTCTACTCATCCTCCCAATATGTATTCACCAGATGACCTTCCCAAAACTGTTGTGCGGAATCTTAGCCAAGGATCCAATGTTATGAGCATGGATTTCCATCCACAACAACAGACGGTTCTTCTAG TCGGAACCAATGTTGGTGACATTAGCATTTGGGAAGTTGGATCTCGAGAACGGTTAGTGCATAAGACCTTCAAGGTTTGGGATATATCTGCATGCTCAATGCCATTCCAG ACGGCTTTAGTCAAAGATACCACTATATCAGTCAATCGATGTGTATGGGGCCCAGATGGTTCTATACTTG GAGTTGCTTTTTCGAAGCACATTATTCAAATATATACATACAGCCCAGCAGGAGAATTGAGACAGCATCTAGAA ATTGATGCTCATGCTGGTGGCGTTAATGATATTGCTTTTGCCCACCCTAATAAGCAACTATGCATAGTAACGTGCGGGGATGACAAAACAATCAAG GTCTGGGATGCAGTAGGTGGTCGTAGACAATACATGTTTGAGGGGCATGAAGCTCCTGTATATTCTGTCTGCCCTCACTATAAAGAGAATATCCAG TTTATTTTCTCTACGGCCATTGATGGTAAAATAAAAGCCTGGCTATACGATTGCATGGGATCAAGAGTAGATTATGATGCCCCCGGTCTTTGGTGCACAACAATGGCATATAGTGCTGATGGAACGAG ACTTTTCTCGTGTGGCACAAGTAAAGAAGGTGAATCCCATCTTGTAGAGTGGAATGAGAGTGAAGGAGCAATCAAGAGGACGTATTCTGGCTTTAGAAAGCGATCATTAGGTGTTGTGCAGTTTGACACAACAAAGAATCGTTTCTTAGCTGCTGGTGATGAGTTCCAGATAAAGTTTTGGGATATGGATAATAACAACATGCTTACATCTACTGATGGCGATGGTGGATTGCCT GCTAGTCCCAGACTAAGATTCAATAAGGAAGGCTCGTTGCTGGCTCTCACGACGAGTGATAATGGAATCAAGGTTCTGGCAAACACTGATGGACAGCGAATGCTGAGGATGCTGGAGAGCAGGGCATTTGATGGTTCTCGTGCGCTTTCTGAAGTCAATGTTAAG CCTCCAATTGCTGGTTCCTTAGGTCCAATTCCTAATATTTCTGGATCTGCACCTCCAATCATAGAACGTAGTGATAGAACTCAGCAATCAATGTCCATCGGCAATCTG GCCACTATGGAAAGCAGCAGAGTTCCTGACGTGAAACCTAGAATTGCAGAAAGTATCGACAAGACTAAAAGCTGGAAGGTCTCTGACATTGCTGACTCATCTCAGCTTAAAACGCTAAAGTTGCCAGACCCTCTGTCAGCCAGCAAG GTGCTGCGGCTGCTCTATACAAATTCTGGGCTTGCTGTGCTGGCACTGGGCTCCAACGCCATTCACAAGCTCTGGAAATGGCAGAGAAATGAGCGAAATCCCTCTGGAAAG TCCTCTGCGTCAATTGCCCCACAGCTATGGCAGCCGACAAATGGAGCACTCATGTCAAACGATGTCGGTGACGCAAAATCAGCTGAAGATGCAGCTGCATGTATTGCTTTATCTAAAAATGATTCTTATGTCATGTCTGCTTCTGGTGGGAAGGTCTCCTTGTTTAACATGATGACTTTTAAG GTGATGACAACTTTCATGCCGCCACCTCCTGCAGCCACCTATTTGGCCTTTCATCCTCAAGATAACAACGTTATCGCTGTAGGAATGGAGGACTCCACTATCCAGATATACAATGTTAGGGTTGATGAG GTCAAAACCAAGCTCAAGGGTCACCAGAAACGGATCTCAGGCCTTGCATTTTCACAGATTTTGAATGTACTAGTATCTTCAGGTGCAGATGCACAG CTATGTATCTGGAGTGTTGATGGCTGGGAAAAGAAAAAAGCAAGGCCTATCCAAGTGCCGCCAGGTCACCAAGGTCCCTTAGTTGGAGAAACTAGAGTCCAATTCCATAATGACCAATCTCATATACTAGTAGTTCATGAAAGCCAAATTGGAATCTATGATACCCAACTTGAATGTCTGCGTGCT TGGCATCCAAGAGATTCGCTCAGTGCTCCTATTTCAAGTGCTATATACTCATGTGATGGCCTGCTGGTCTTTACTGGATTCGGCGATGGTGCAATTGGAATATATGATGCAGACAGTCTCAGACTTCGATGTAGAATTGCACCCTCAGCTTACATATCTTCTTCAGTTAGCAG CAGCGTCAGTGGCACCGCATTTCCTGTGGTGATAGCAGCACATCCATCTGATTCCAACCAATTTGCTCTTGGTATGAGTGATGGCACAGTGCATGTGATCGAGCCATCAGATGCAGAGCCCAAGTGGGGCAGTTCACCGCCTCAAGGTAATGGATCTATGccttctattccctcaagttctGCATTGAATAGTCAGCCATCAGAAACCCCCTCAAGGTGA
- the LOC107793747 gene encoding protein TOPLESS-RELATED PROTEIN 2 isoform X2, with protein MSSLSRELVFLILQFLDEEKFKEAVHKLEQESGFFFNMKYFEDQVQAGEWDEVERYLSGFTKVEDNRYSMKIFFEIRKQKYLEALDKNDRVKAVEILVKDLKVFASFNEDLFKEITQLLTLDNFRQNEQLSKYGDTKSARNIMLVELKKLIEANPLFRDKLTFPSFKASRLRTLINQSLNWQHQLCKNPRPNPDIKTLFTDHTCASSNGTRPPPPVNAALGGPVPKPGAFPPLGAHSPFQPVVSPSPSAIAGWMSSANPNIPHPAVAPGPPGLVQAPGAAAFLKHPRTTPGGPGMDYQMADSEHLMKRMRAGQSDEVSFSGSTHPPNMYSPDDLPKTVVRNLSQGSNVMSMDFHPQQQTVLLVGTNVGDISIWEVGSRERLVHKTFKVWDISACSMPFQTALVKDTTISVNRCVWGPDGSILGVAFSKHIIQIYTYSPAGELRQHLEIDAHAGGVNDIAFAHPNKQLCIVTCGDDKTIKVWDAVGGRRQYMFEGHEAPVYSVCPHYKENIQFIFSTAIDGKIKAWLYDCMGSRVDYDAPGLWCTTMAYSADGTRLFSCGTSKEGESHLVEWNESEGAIKRTYSGFRKRSLGVVQFDTTKNRFLAAGDEFQIKFWDMDNNNMLTSTDGDGGLPASPRLRFNKEGSLLALTTSDNGIKVLANTDGQRMLRMLESRAFDGSRALSEVNVKPPIAGSLGPIPNISGSAPPIIERSDRTQQSMSIGNLATMESSRVPDVKPRIAESIDKTKSWKVSDIADSSQLKTLKLPDPLSASKVLRLLYTNSGLAVLALGSNAIHKLWKWQRNERNPSGKSSASIAPQLWQPTNGALMSNDVGDAKSAEDAAACIALSKNDSYVMSASGGKVSLFNMMTFKVMTTFMPPPPAATYLAFHPQDNNVIAVGMEDSTIQIYNVRVDEVKTKLKGHQKRISGLAFSQILNVLVSSGADAQLCIWSVDGWEKKKARPIQVPPGHQGPLVGETRVQFHNDQSHILVVHESQIGIYDTQLECLRAWHPRDSLSAPISSAIYSCDGLLVFTGFGDGAIGIYDADSLRLRCRIAPSAYISSSVSSVSGTAFPVVIAAHPSDSNQFALGMSDGTVHVIEPSDAEPKWGSSPPQGNGSMPSIPSSSALNSQPSETPSR; from the exons ATGTCTTCCTTAAGTAGGGAACTGGTTTTCTTGATCCTCCAGTTTTTGGATGAGGAGAAGTTCAAAGAGGCAGTTCATAA GTTGGAACAAGAATCTGGTTTCTTCTTCAATATGAAATACTTTGAGGATCAAGTGCAAGCTGGTGAATGGGATGAAGTTGAGCGATACCTAAGTGGGTTCACAAAGGTTGAGGACAACCGCTATTCAATGAAGATCTTCTTTGaaataagaaagcaaaaatatcttGAAGCTCTTGACAA GAATGATCGAGTAAAAGCAGTTGAAATTCTTGTGAAGGACCTTAAGGTTTTTGCTTCTTTTAATGAAGATCTTTTCAAGGAGATCACTCAGTTATTGACTCTTGACAATTTTAG GCAGAACGAGCAGCTTTCCAAATATGGTGATACAAAGTCGGCAAGAAATATTATGCTGGTAGAACTAAAAAAGCTTATAGAGGCAAATCCTTTGTTCCGTGACAAGTTAACTTTTCCCTCTTTCAAAGCTTCACGACTGCGGACATTGATTAATCAGAG TCTTAACTGGCAGCATCAGCTATGCAAGAATCCACGTCCAAACCCTGATATTAAAACACTATTTACTGATCATACTTGTGCTTCTAGCAATGGAACTCGGCCTCCTCCTCCTGTAAATGCAGCACTTGGTGGACCAGTTCCAAAACCTGGGGCATTTCCTCCTCTTGGAGCTCACAGT CCATTCCAACCAGTTGTTTCTCCTTCACCAAGTGCTATTGCAGGGTGGATGTCAAGTGCAAATCCTAATATACCTCATCCTGCTGTTGCTCCAGGTCCCCCTGGACTTGTGCAGGCTCCTGGCGCTG CTGCCTTTCTAAAACATCCAAGAACTACTCCAGGGGGTCCTGGAATGGACTATCAAATGGCCGATTCAGAGCATTTGATGAAACGAATGCGTGCTGGTCAATCTGATGAG GTATCCTTTTCTGGTTCTACTCATCCTCCCAATATGTATTCACCAGATGACCTTCCCAAAACTGTTGTGCGGAATCTTAGCCAAGGATCCAATGTTATGAGCATGGATTTCCATCCACAACAACAGACGGTTCTTCTAG TCGGAACCAATGTTGGTGACATTAGCATTTGGGAAGTTGGATCTCGAGAACGGTTAGTGCATAAGACCTTCAAGGTTTGGGATATATCTGCATGCTCAATGCCATTCCAG ACGGCTTTAGTCAAAGATACCACTATATCAGTCAATCGATGTGTATGGGGCCCAGATGGTTCTATACTTG GAGTTGCTTTTTCGAAGCACATTATTCAAATATATACATACAGCCCAGCAGGAGAATTGAGACAGCATCTAGAA ATTGATGCTCATGCTGGTGGCGTTAATGATATTGCTTTTGCCCACCCTAATAAGCAACTATGCATAGTAACGTGCGGGGATGACAAAACAATCAAG GTCTGGGATGCAGTAGGTGGTCGTAGACAATACATGTTTGAGGGGCATGAAGCTCCTGTATATTCTGTCTGCCCTCACTATAAAGAGAATATCCAG TTTATTTTCTCTACGGCCATTGATGGTAAAATAAAAGCCTGGCTATACGATTGCATGGGATCAAGAGTAGATTATGATGCCCCCGGTCTTTGGTGCACAACAATGGCATATAGTGCTGATGGAACGAG ACTTTTCTCGTGTGGCACAAGTAAAGAAGGTGAATCCCATCTTGTAGAGTGGAATGAGAGTGAAGGAGCAATCAAGAGGACGTATTCTGGCTTTAGAAAGCGATCATTAGGTGTTGTGCAGTTTGACACAACAAAGAATCGTTTCTTAGCTGCTGGTGATGAGTTCCAGATAAAGTTTTGGGATATGGATAATAACAACATGCTTACATCTACTGATGGCGATGGTGGATTGCCT GCTAGTCCCAGACTAAGATTCAATAAGGAAGGCTCGTTGCTGGCTCTCACGACGAGTGATAATGGAATCAAGGTTCTGGCAAACACTGATGGACAGCGAATGCTGAGGATGCTGGAGAGCAGGGCATTTGATGGTTCTCGTGCGCTTTCTGAAGTCAATGTTAAG CCTCCAATTGCTGGTTCCTTAGGTCCAATTCCTAATATTTCTGGATCTGCACCTCCAATCATAGAACGTAGTGATAGAACTCAGCAATCAATGTCCATCGGCAATCTG GCCACTATGGAAAGCAGCAGAGTTCCTGACGTGAAACCTAGAATTGCAGAAAGTATCGACAAGACTAAAAGCTGGAAGGTCTCTGACATTGCTGACTCATCTCAGCTTAAAACGCTAAAGTTGCCAGACCCTCTGTCAGCCAGCAAG GTGCTGCGGCTGCTCTATACAAATTCTGGGCTTGCTGTGCTGGCACTGGGCTCCAACGCCATTCACAAGCTCTGGAAATGGCAGAGAAATGAGCGAAATCCCTCTGGAAAG TCCTCTGCGTCAATTGCCCCACAGCTATGGCAGCCGACAAATGGAGCACTCATGTCAAACGATGTCGGTGACGCAAAATCAGCTGAAGATGCAGCTGCATGTATTGCTTTATCTAAAAATGATTCTTATGTCATGTCTGCTTCTGGTGGGAAGGTCTCCTTGTTTAACATGATGACTTTTAAG GTGATGACAACTTTCATGCCGCCACCTCCTGCAGCCACCTATTTGGCCTTTCATCCTCAAGATAACAACGTTATCGCTGTAGGAATGGAGGACTCCACTATCCAGATATACAATGTTAGGGTTGATGAG GTCAAAACCAAGCTCAAGGGTCACCAGAAACGGATCTCAGGCCTTGCATTTTCACAGATTTTGAATGTACTAGTATCTTCAGGTGCAGATGCACAG CTATGTATCTGGAGTGTTGATGGCTGGGAAAAGAAAAAAGCAAGGCCTATCCAAGTGCCGCCAGGTCACCAAGGTCCCTTAGTTGGAGAAACTAGAGTCCAATTCCATAATGACCAATCTCATATACTAGTAGTTCATGAAAGCCAAATTGGAATCTATGATACCCAACTTGAATGTCTGCGTGCT TGGCATCCAAGAGATTCGCTCAGTGCTCCTATTTCAAGTGCTATATACTCATGTGATGGCCTGCTGGTCTTTACTGGATTCGGCGATGGTGCAATTGGAATATATGATGCAGACAGTCTCAGACTTCGATGTAGAATTGCACCCTCAGCTTACATATCTTCTTCAGTTAGCAG CGTCAGTGGCACCGCATTTCCTGTGGTGATAGCAGCACATCCATCTGATTCCAACCAATTTGCTCTTGGTATGAGTGATGGCACAGTGCATGTGATCGAGCCATCAGATGCAGAGCCCAAGTGGGGCAGTTCACCGCCTCAAGGTAATGGATCTATGccttctattccctcaagttctGCATTGAATAGTCAGCCATCAGAAACCCCCTCAAGGTGA